One stretch of Fictibacillus sp. b24 DNA includes these proteins:
- a CDS encoding CapA family protein produces MYHNADLKTVEEKKELKQENAELPKEIKTEPIVQEPVEKTTSLTLGAVGDILIHDTVYNSAKTASGYDFNRNFLPVKPYLSQPDITMANQETMIGGTQLGLSSYPSFNSPHEVGDALKANGVDLVTLANNHTLDRGEKVIVSALNYWNQIDVEYTGAYLNDQDRQNIRLIKKNDITVSFLSYTYGTNGIPVPTGKDHLVNLIEVERIKRDIAEAKKLSDVNVVSLHFGNEYERLPNDFQKEIVKVVTEAGGDIIIGHHPHVLQPVKWETASDGSKTFVAYSLGNFLSGQRRDYKDIGGIVQLTVTKHQKGVETSINLTDPKFLPTYVDRPFVIHPMKNLPAMKKSYEEIKAHMKQWMPELTFFE; encoded by the coding sequence ATGTATCATAACGCAGATTTAAAGACTGTTGAAGAAAAAAAGGAGCTCAAACAAGAAAATGCTGAGTTACCAAAAGAGATAAAGACGGAACCAATCGTGCAAGAGCCTGTAGAAAAAACGACAAGTTTGACTCTTGGAGCAGTAGGCGACATTTTAATTCATGATACGGTTTATAATAGCGCCAAAACAGCTTCTGGATATGATTTCAATCGTAACTTTCTCCCCGTTAAGCCCTATTTATCACAGCCTGATATTACAATGGCTAATCAAGAAACAATGATAGGCGGAACACAGCTTGGTCTTTCTTCCTATCCATCATTTAATTCTCCTCATGAAGTTGGAGACGCGTTAAAAGCGAATGGGGTGGATCTTGTTACGCTAGCCAATAATCATACGCTTGATCGCGGGGAGAAAGTAATCGTGAGTGCACTGAACTATTGGAACCAAATAGATGTGGAGTACACCGGGGCTTATCTAAATGATCAGGACAGGCAGAATATTCGACTGATAAAAAAGAATGACATTACGGTTTCTTTTTTAAGCTATACATATGGAACGAACGGAATACCCGTACCTACAGGGAAAGATCACCTTGTTAACTTGATTGAAGTTGAGCGCATCAAACGTGATATTGCTGAGGCTAAAAAACTGTCCGACGTCAATGTTGTATCTTTACATTTTGGAAATGAGTATGAAAGATTGCCAAATGATTTTCAAAAGGAAATCGTAAAAGTGGTAACTGAAGCAGGTGGTGACATTATCATCGGACACCATCCTCATGTACTTCAACCCGTAAAATGGGAGACAGCAAGCGACGGCAGCAAAACGTTTGTCGCCTATTCTTTAGGGAACTTCTTATCTGGTCAACGACGTGATTATAAAGACATTGGCGGGATTGTTCAGCTTACTGTTACGAAGCATCAAAAGGGGGTTGAAACGAGCATTAATTTAACAGATCCAAAATTTCTGCCGACATATGTAGATCGTCCTTTTGTAATTCATCCGATGAAGAATCTTCCTGCTATGAAAAAATCGTATGAAGAGATCAAAGCACACATGAAACAGTGGATGCCGGAATTAACCTTTTTTGAATAA
- the kynU gene encoding kynureninase produces the protein MRQITAETVELLDRNDELASFKNEFYVKNDSIYLDGNSLGLLSKRAEQSLFDVLNDWKEHGIDGWMGGKYPWFTLSEQLAEKLSVLVGAEAQEVIVTGSTTVNLHQLVATFFEPQEGKTKILADELTFPSDIYGLQSQLKLKGLNPDTELIQVKSKNGLILDEEDIIEMMTDDIALILLPSVLYRSGQLLDIERLTKEAHKRNIPIGFDLCHSIGALPHELSKWNVDFAFWCNYKYVNAGPGGVGGLYVNKKHFSKTPGLSGWFGSKKETQFDMDHHFDAENSAGGYQIGTPHMLSTAPLIGSLSIFEEAKIERIRSKSLKLTTLLMDLLNQELENEFKIVNPLDDKRRGGHVALMHSDAARICKALKDNGIVPDFRAPNIIRLAPVALYNSFEDVFKAVEILSKIMKNREYEKYENKREVIA, from the coding sequence ATGAGACAAATTACAGCAGAAACAGTAGAACTTTTAGACCGCAATGACGAACTGGCTTCCTTTAAAAATGAGTTTTACGTAAAAAATGATTCTATTTATCTAGATGGCAACTCTTTAGGGCTTCTTTCTAAGCGTGCAGAACAATCATTATTTGATGTTTTAAATGATTGGAAAGAGCATGGAATCGATGGATGGATGGGTGGAAAATATCCTTGGTTCACATTGAGCGAGCAGTTAGCTGAAAAACTCTCTGTACTTGTAGGAGCAGAAGCTCAAGAAGTAATTGTTACAGGATCAACGACAGTGAACCTTCATCAGTTGGTAGCTACCTTTTTTGAACCGCAAGAAGGGAAAACGAAAATACTCGCAGACGAACTGACATTCCCTTCAGATATCTATGGCTTGCAAAGTCAGTTAAAATTAAAAGGCTTAAATCCTGATACTGAATTGATTCAGGTTAAAAGCAAGAACGGTTTAATACTTGATGAAGAAGACATTATAGAAATGATGACAGATGATATCGCGCTCATTCTTTTACCATCTGTTCTTTATAGAAGCGGTCAGCTGCTCGATATTGAGCGATTAACGAAAGAAGCGCACAAACGGAACATACCGATTGGATTTGATCTATGTCACTCAATCGGAGCTCTTCCGCATGAATTAAGTAAATGGAATGTTGATTTTGCGTTTTGGTGCAACTATAAATACGTAAATGCTGGTCCAGGTGGAGTTGGCGGACTATATGTGAACAAAAAGCATTTTTCAAAAACTCCTGGTCTGTCCGGCTGGTTCGGCAGCAAGAAAGAAACCCAATTCGATATGGACCACCATTTTGATGCGGAAAATTCTGCAGGAGGCTACCAAATCGGTACGCCTCATATGCTAAGCACCGCACCGCTAATCGGCTCATTGTCTATCTTTGAAGAAGCGAAAATCGAAAGAATCCGCAGCAAATCTTTAAAGTTGACTACCCTTTTGATGGATTTATTAAATCAAGAACTTGAAAATGAGTTTAAAATCGTTAACCCGCTTGACGATAAGAGACGCGGGGGGCATGTAGCCCTCATGCACAGTGACGCAGCTCGAATCTGCAAGGCGTTAAAAGATAATGGCATTGTTCCAGACTTTAGAGCTCCTAACATTATTCGTTTAGCACCTGTAGCACTTTACAATTCTTTTGAAGATGTATTTAAAGCTGTAGAAATTTTGAGCAAGATTATGAAAAATCGCGAATATGAAAAGTATGAAAACAAGAGGGAAGTTATTGCTTAA
- the kynB gene encoding arylformamidase, which translates to MKLFDISMPLYNGVPGWPGDTPYSFDLAWTKEQSGSVNVGKVEMSTHTGTHVDAPFHFDNDGEKVIGLPLELYIGRTFVMDVTNVKEITLELIKDKLPNGTKRVLFKTNCWQDRTVFPEQIVPVSSEAVPYLKNIGVGLLGVDMPSVDPLDSKELSAHHALYEHNIHILEGLVLDQVPQGEYELIALPLPLQDADGSPVRAVLKELSK; encoded by the coding sequence GTGAAGCTATTCGATATTTCGATGCCCCTTTATAACGGAGTTCCAGGGTGGCCAGGTGACACTCCGTATTCATTTGATCTTGCTTGGACAAAAGAACAATCTGGGTCTGTGAATGTCGGGAAAGTGGAAATGAGTACACATACAGGTACACATGTTGATGCTCCCTTTCATTTTGATAATGACGGGGAAAAAGTGATTGGATTGCCCCTGGAATTATATATTGGACGAACATTTGTCATGGATGTTACCAATGTTAAGGAAATTACACTAGAACTTATAAAAGACAAATTGCCAAACGGCACGAAACGAGTTCTTTTCAAAACAAATTGCTGGCAAGATCGAACGGTGTTTCCGGAACAAATCGTTCCCGTTTCATCTGAAGCTGTACCCTATTTAAAGAATATCGGTGTTGGGCTCCTCGGTGTTGATATGCCTTCGGTTGATCCATTGGACAGTAAAGAGTTGAGCGCACATCACGCTCTTTATGAACATAACATTCATATTTTAGAAGGATTAGTGCTTGATCAGGTACCTCAGGGGGAGTACGAGTTAATCGCTCTGCCGCTGCCTCTTCAGGATGCTGACGGAAGCCCAGTTCGAGCCGTACTTAAAGAATTGTCCAAATAA
- a CDS encoding conserved virulence factor C family protein, which yields MKITGIEPTPSPNSMKINLTETLPGTERYNYTKNDAQKAPEFIQEILKVDGVKSIYHVADFIALERNPRAKWEDVLSGVRKVFGQEEDSDTLDQETQKEDEITEITVLVQMFRGLPMQIKLRTEQEERRVGLPERFAKVALEAQDSSDNLVMERQWEEQGVRYGTFEQVGNEVAEELSAVYPQERLEQLVKQAYISNGIPEEETASVSTSEVAEKLRDTDWQTRYAALERMNPSIEDVMVLKQALKDEKPSIRRLAVVYLGMIEDEAVLPLLYLALQDKNVSVRRTAGDALSDLGNPKAIPVMCDALSDKNKLVRWRAARFLFEVGDETALPALKSAQEDPEFEVALQVKIAIERIQSGEEAAGTVWQQMTKSREK from the coding sequence ATGAAAATTACAGGCATTGAACCAACTCCAAGCCCTAATTCAATGAAGATTAATCTGACGGAAACATTACCTGGAACAGAGCGTTACAATTATACAAAAAATGATGCACAAAAAGCTCCTGAGTTTATTCAAGAAATTCTAAAGGTGGATGGAGTTAAAAGCATCTATCATGTTGCAGATTTTATCGCGCTCGAACGGAACCCGCGCGCTAAGTGGGAAGATGTTCTTTCGGGAGTTAGAAAAGTGTTTGGTCAGGAAGAAGATTCAGACACATTAGATCAAGAAACTCAAAAAGAAGATGAAATTACTGAAATTACAGTCCTCGTTCAAATGTTCAGAGGTCTTCCGATGCAGATCAAACTTAGAACGGAGCAAGAGGAAAGACGTGTTGGATTACCTGAACGTTTTGCAAAAGTAGCCCTTGAGGCCCAAGATTCTTCAGACAATCTTGTAATGGAACGTCAATGGGAAGAACAAGGAGTTCGCTATGGAACTTTCGAACAAGTAGGAAATGAGGTAGCTGAAGAGCTGTCAGCCGTCTATCCTCAAGAACGTTTGGAGCAGTTAGTTAAACAAGCTTACATCTCTAATGGAATTCCAGAGGAGGAGACAGCATCCGTTTCTACTTCAGAAGTGGCAGAAAAGCTTCGCGACACGGACTGGCAGACGCGTTATGCGGCATTAGAGCGAATGAACCCATCGATAGAAGACGTGATGGTTCTTAAACAAGCACTAAAAGATGAAAAGCCTTCTATTCGTCGTTTGGCTGTTGTCTACTTGGGAATGATTGAAGACGAAGCGGTCCTTCCTCTTTTATACCTAGCGCTTCAGGATAAAAATGTTTCCGTTAGACGAACGGCTGGAGACGCATTGTCAGACTTAGGTAATCCAAAAGCAATCCCTGTTATGTGTGATGCCTTATCTGATAAAAACAAACTGGTAAGGTGGCGGGCAGCTCGTTTTCTATTTGAAGTGGGTGACGAGACTGCACTTCCAGCATTAAAATCCGCTCAGGAAGATCCAGAATTTGAAGTGGCTCTTCAAGTTAAAATTGCAATTGAACGTATTCAAAGCGGAGAAGAAGCAGCCGGTACCGTATGGCAGCAGATGACGAAAAGCCGTGAAAAGTAA
- a CDS encoding alpha/beta fold hydrolase — translation MAVNEEHIYSPGYRLTVNNVQIYYEYYDHEDPDAKVVVLVHGFLSSTVSFRQLLPYLTKKYKVIALDLPGFGQSEKSTSFIYKLTNYGQLILDFLDQLHIQDVILIGHSMGGQICMHAAKNSPKRIEKLILLGCCSYVKRASRSLIACSYLPLFTWGMRSWIQSKDVKQNLLSVLHDTKLVTEEMIESYKKPISEAAFINSLIRLLRHREGDMCSQELKDIQQPVLMIWGKEDQVMPVKTGYRLKHDLPNAELIVYEKCGHLLMEEKPQEICHEITRFIEQNEHASLNIQHDTK, via the coding sequence ATGGCCGTTAATGAAGAGCATATTTATTCTCCAGGATATCGTTTAACTGTTAACAACGTTCAAATTTATTATGAATATTATGATCACGAAGATCCGGATGCAAAAGTAGTTGTTCTAGTTCACGGATTTTTATCCTCCACGGTCAGCTTTAGACAGTTGCTTCCTTACTTAACAAAAAAGTACAAAGTGATTGCTCTAGACCTTCCTGGGTTTGGGCAAAGTGAAAAGTCCACTAGTTTTATCTATAAACTGACGAACTATGGACAGTTAATTCTTGATTTCTTGGATCAGCTTCATATTCAAGATGTGATATTGATTGGTCATTCGATGGGTGGACAAATTTGTATGCATGCTGCCAAAAATTCTCCTAAACGGATTGAAAAGCTGATATTGCTTGGTTGCTGTTCATACGTTAAGCGAGCAAGCCGGTCATTGATTGCATGTTCCTACTTACCGCTGTTTACGTGGGGAATGAGAAGCTGGATACAAAGTAAAGATGTGAAGCAAAATTTATTATCTGTTTTACATGACACTAAGCTGGTAACAGAAGAGATGATCGAAAGTTATAAAAAGCCGATCAGTGAGGCTGCTTTTATCAATTCCTTGATTCGGCTTTTAAGACATCGTGAGGGCGATATGTGTTCACAAGAACTGAAAGACATTCAACAGCCTGTTCTCATGATTTGGGGAAAAGAAGATCAAGTTATGCCTGTAAAAACGGGATACCGCTTAAAGCATGATCTTCCTAATGCTGAACTAATTGTCTATGAAAAATGCGGCCATTTATTAATGGAGGAAAAGCCTCAAGAAATTTGCCATGAGATAACGCGTTTTATTGAACAAAATGAGCATGCATCTTTGAACATACAACATGATACAAAATAA
- a CDS encoding sporulation protein YjcZ: MAFPYYPYYYPYAYGAYGGYGGYGYGWIWAVIIILFILILIFGGWWWWNTRD; the protein is encoded by the coding sequence ATGGCATTTCCATATTATCCTTACTATTATCCATATGCATATGGTGCATATGGCGGCTATGGCGGCTATGGTTACGGTTGGATCTGGGCTGTAATAATAATCTTGTTTATTCTCATATTAATTTTCGGTGGCTGGTGGTGGTGGAACACTAGAGACTAA
- a CDS encoding class II fumarate hydratase: MGKFRIAKDTLGEVRVPEEAYYGAQTQRAVENFPISGIQLPFSFIKAQAIIKASAAHANKECNGLDHKKAEAIISAAEEVVNGKWNEHFVVDAYQAGAGTSQNMNMNEVLASRAAEILGGVKGDYSLIHPNDDVNMSQSTNDTIPTAIQLSVAAELQETLYPALNRLLHVLEEKEQEFHNIIKAGRTHLQDAVPIRLGSEFKGYRGTLESVKRSMEHTEKSLYLLGLGGNAVGTGINAHPDYAALAIQEIAKRTGLPFSKSENTYAFMQNTNAAISVSGHLKELAIHLIKISSDLRLLSSGPRTGLAEITLPAVQPGSSIMPGKINPVILENLYMICSQVVGNDSCVTTAAIGSQLEINPMMPVIGLNVLQSITILSNGITIFTERCLKDITANQENIKNWLDQSLSLVTALNPHIGYEKAAALAKESFETGKTLKEIVTEKKIFTIEEAERILDPNSMI; encoded by the coding sequence GTGGGAAAATTTCGAATTGCAAAAGACACTCTAGGCGAAGTTCGTGTACCAGAAGAAGCTTATTATGGAGCTCAAACACAAAGAGCGGTTGAAAATTTTCCGATCAGCGGAATTCAATTGCCTTTTTCTTTTATAAAAGCACAGGCAATTATTAAAGCAAGTGCAGCACATGCCAATAAAGAGTGCAACGGATTGGATCATAAAAAAGCAGAGGCCATTATTTCAGCAGCTGAAGAAGTCGTAAATGGAAAATGGAATGAGCACTTTGTTGTAGACGCTTATCAAGCAGGAGCAGGAACATCTCAAAATATGAACATGAATGAAGTATTAGCATCGCGAGCTGCAGAAATACTCGGAGGGGTAAAAGGAGACTATTCGCTTATTCACCCCAATGATGATGTGAACATGTCCCAATCTACCAACGATACGATTCCGACTGCCATCCAACTATCTGTTGCAGCTGAACTTCAAGAAACTCTATATCCCGCACTAAACCGGTTGCTCCATGTTTTAGAAGAAAAAGAACAAGAATTTCACAACATCATTAAGGCAGGAAGAACGCATTTGCAGGATGCTGTTCCTATTCGGTTAGGCAGTGAGTTTAAAGGCTATAGAGGCACGCTCGAATCAGTAAAACGTTCAATGGAACATACGGAGAAATCTTTGTACTTGTTAGGTCTTGGAGGAAACGCTGTAGGGACAGGCATCAACGCACACCCCGATTATGCAGCGCTTGCTATTCAAGAGATTGCTAAACGTACGGGTCTGCCGTTTTCGAAGAGCGAAAACACATACGCCTTTATGCAGAATACGAATGCAGCTATTTCTGTAAGCGGACATTTAAAAGAATTGGCAATCCATTTAATAAAAATTTCCAGTGATCTCAGACTCTTAAGCAGTGGGCCACGTACAGGTCTCGCTGAAATCACATTGCCTGCTGTCCAGCCAGGTTCGTCGATTATGCCTGGTAAGATCAATCCTGTTATCTTAGAAAATTTGTACATGATCTGTTCGCAAGTAGTCGGTAACGATAGTTGTGTAACTACAGCTGCAATCGGCAGCCAGCTTGAAATAAATCCTATGATGCCAGTTATCGGCTTAAATGTACTTCAATCCATTACGATTTTAAGTAATGGAATAACCATTTTCACAGAAAGATGCCTAAAAGACATTACAGCCAATCAAGAAAATATAAAAAATTGGCTTGATCAAAGCCTATCTCTTGTGACAGCCCTCAATCCTCATATCGGATATGAAAAAGCGGCAGCTTTAGCAAAAGAAAGCTTTGAAACCGGCAAAACATTAAAAGAAATAGTAACCGAGAAAAAGATTTTTACAATCGAAGAAGCAGAACGTATTTTAGATCCGAATTCCATGATTTAG
- the asnB gene encoding asparagine synthase (glutamine-hydrolyzing): protein MCGFIGYMLNTPETVEQKETEQLINMTNIITHRGPDDSGHFVDQYVRFGFRRLSIIDIESGKQPLSYEDDRYWIIFNGEIYNYVEIRKELEEKGFEFKTHSDTEVILALFSERRENAFTELRGMFGFLIWDKETKELFGARDPFGIKPFFYLEDEDGLFCASEKKSITLVKEKQEVDAEALHHYLTYQFVPEPMTITKNIKKLEPGHYFVKKAGRPLAIKPFWRPNFTPRNMPLEEAKDMIRSVMRDSVRVHMRSDVPVGAFLSGGIDSSTIVALASELHPSLKTFTVGFEREGFSEIDVAVQTAAALNVENIHYLVKPEEFMRELPKIIWHMDDPVADPAAVPLYFVAREAAKHVTVVLSGEGADELFGGYNIYHEPHSLRHLSSLPKGISKGLAAIAGMLPEGVKGKSFMERGSMTIEERYIGNAKMFSETEKSRLLKQYRSAYNYKNVTKPLYEQARQFHDVHKMQYIDLHTWMRGDILVKADKMTMAHSLELRVPFLDKEVFSVASQLHPNLTVTNGTTKYALRESMKGIVPDTVLHRRKLGFPVPIRHWLKNEMYDWAKQLIHTSATDQYLNKGIVLDLLEGHRSGRGDYSRKIWTVLMFMLWHQINIEKTYSFGDDLLIKPNQAHEMTVTNQ, encoded by the coding sequence ATGTGCGGTTTTATTGGGTATATGCTAAATACACCTGAGACGGTAGAACAGAAAGAAACAGAACAATTAATAAATATGACGAATATCATTACTCATCGTGGTCCTGATGACAGTGGTCATTTTGTTGATCAGTATGTTCGCTTTGGTTTTCGCCGACTCAGCATCATAGATATAGAAAGCGGCAAACAGCCATTATCCTATGAGGATGATCGTTATTGGATTATTTTTAACGGTGAAATATATAATTATGTTGAAATAAGAAAAGAACTTGAGGAAAAAGGATTCGAATTCAAAACCCATTCAGATACTGAGGTTATTTTGGCACTTTTCAGCGAAAGAAGAGAAAATGCTTTCACTGAACTCCGAGGTATGTTTGGATTTTTGATTTGGGACAAAGAAACAAAAGAACTCTTTGGAGCTAGAGATCCATTCGGTATCAAACCTTTCTTCTACCTAGAAGATGAAGATGGTTTATTCTGTGCATCTGAAAAGAAGAGTATTACCCTAGTAAAAGAAAAACAAGAAGTTGATGCAGAAGCACTTCACCATTATTTAACCTATCAGTTTGTACCTGAGCCGATGACGATAACAAAGAACATTAAAAAGCTAGAGCCAGGACATTATTTTGTGAAAAAAGCGGGAAGACCATTAGCGATCAAACCTTTTTGGAGACCCAATTTCACACCAAGAAACATGCCGCTTGAAGAAGCAAAAGATATGATACGCTCAGTAATGCGTGATTCTGTAAGAGTTCATATGCGTTCTGACGTACCTGTAGGTGCTTTTCTTTCTGGTGGTATTGATTCAAGCACGATCGTAGCACTAGCCAGTGAACTTCATCCTTCTTTAAAAACGTTTACAGTAGGATTTGAAAGAGAAGGTTTTAGTGAAATCGATGTCGCAGTTCAGACTGCTGCTGCATTGAACGTTGAGAATATCCATTATCTTGTTAAGCCAGAAGAATTTATGAGAGAACTCCCAAAAATCATCTGGCATATGGATGACCCTGTAGCAGATCCTGCTGCTGTACCGCTATATTTTGTTGCGCGAGAAGCCGCAAAACATGTTACTGTCGTTCTATCTGGTGAAGGAGCAGATGAGCTTTTTGGAGGCTACAATATATACCATGAGCCCCATTCATTAAGACATCTTTCTTCGTTGCCAAAAGGGATTTCAAAAGGATTGGCTGCGATTGCTGGTATGCTTCCTGAAGGAGTTAAAGGGAAGAGCTTTATGGAACGTGGAAGCATGACCATTGAAGAACGTTATATCGGAAATGCTAAAATGTTTTCAGAAACAGAGAAGAGCAGGCTATTAAAGCAGTATCGTTCTGCTTATAACTATAAAAATGTCACAAAACCACTATACGAGCAAGCAAGGCAATTTCATGATGTCCACAAAATGCAATATATCGACCTGCATACATGGATGAGAGGCGATATCCTTGTGAAAGCAGATAAGATGACGATGGCACATTCATTAGAACTTCGTGTACCATTTCTTGATAAAGAAGTGTTCTCTGTGGCTTCACAATTGCATCCAAATCTTACCGTTACAAACGGCACTACCAAATATGCATTGAGAGAATCGATGAAAGGTATTGTACCTGATACTGTACTGCATCGCCGGAAATTAGGATTCCCTGTACCCATCCGTCATTGGCTTAAAAACGAGATGTATGATTGGGCTAAGCAGTTGATTCATACAAGCGCTACAGACCAATATCTAAATAAGGGTATTGTTTTAGATCTTTTAGAAGGACACCGTTCTGGCCGAGGAGATTACAGCAGAAAGATCTGGACTGTGCTTATGTTCATGTTATGGCATCAGATTAATATTGAGAAAACGTATAGTTTTGGCGATGACCTTTTAATCAAACCTAATCAAGCTCATGAAATGACGGTTACTAACCAATAA
- the yugI gene encoding S1 domain-containing post-transcriptional regulator GSP13: protein MNFEVGSIVEGKVTGIKPFGAFVALNDNVQGLVHISEVSHGFVKDINDALSVGDVVSVKILSVDEDSKKISLSIRQTQEAPAPAPKKERRPGGFNNNNKKSSTNNQDANKGFNTLEAKLKDWLKESTDRQAQLNKRLKK from the coding sequence ATGAATTTTGAAGTAGGTAGCATTGTTGAAGGTAAAGTTACAGGCATTAAGCCTTTTGGTGCGTTCGTTGCATTAAATGATAATGTACAAGGTCTTGTACACATTTCTGAAGTTTCTCATGGTTTCGTTAAAGACATTAACGATGCACTAAGTGTTGGGGACGTTGTGTCAGTAAAAATTCTTTCTGTTGACGAAGACAGCAAGAAGATTTCACTGTCCATCCGACAAACACAGGAAGCTCCAGCTCCTGCACCTAAAAAAGAACGCCGCCCAGGTGGATTTAATAACAACAACAAAAAGAGCAGCACAAACAATCAAGACGCTAACAAAGGTTTCAACACTCTTGAAGCGAAACTTAAAGATTGGTTGAAAGAGTCTACAGACCGTCAGGCTCAACTTAACAAGCGCCTTAAAAAATAA
- a CDS encoding DUF378 domain-containing protein, whose product MSGLQRFALALVIIGAINWGLIGFFQFDLVAAIFGGQDAALARIVYGLVGLSGLYCLTLLFKPSEELSREGHTEHNRV is encoded by the coding sequence ATGAGTGGATTACAACGCTTTGCCTTAGCATTAGTGATTATCGGAGCGATTAACTGGGGTCTTATCGGATTTTTTCAGTTTGATTTAGTTGCTGCTATTTTTGGCGGCCAAGACGCAGCTCTTGCCCGTATCGTTTATGGTCTTGTAGGGCTTTCCGGTTTGTATTGTTTAACATTGTTATTTAAACCTTCTGAAGAACTTAGCCGTGAAGGTCATACCGAACATAACCGCGTTTAA
- a CDS encoding iron-containing alcohol dehydrogenase, translating into MNEYIYYNPTRLVFGKNQIQTLQDELGKYGKKVLVVYGGGSIKLNGLYDEVMNELEKMDADVSELSGVEPNPRVSTVRKGVEICKEKGIDVLLAVGGGSVIDCTKAIAAGAKYDGDVWDLITLKAQPQEALPFGTVLTLAATGSEMNSGSVITNWETQEKYGWGSPLVFPKFSILDPKNTFSVPKDQTIYGIVDMMSHVFEQYFHNAKNTPLQDRFAESILLTVMEAAPKLLEDLENYELRETILYSGTMALNGTLQMGLRGDWGSHNIEHAVSAVYDIPHAGGLAILFPNWMRHNVDTDVSRFKQLAVRVFDVDPEGKSDKEVALEGIDRLSAFWTSLGAPNALKDYDIDDSKLDLIADKAMARGEFGNFNSQNKEDVLNILRMSL; encoded by the coding sequence ATGAACGAATATATATATTACAATCCAACTCGATTGGTATTTGGAAAAAATCAAATTCAAACTTTACAAGATGAATTAGGGAAGTATGGCAAGAAAGTACTTGTTGTTTATGGTGGAGGTAGCATCAAGCTTAATGGTTTGTACGATGAAGTGATGAATGAATTAGAAAAAATGGATGCAGATGTAAGTGAGCTCTCAGGAGTTGAACCGAATCCTAGAGTTTCTACAGTCCGTAAAGGTGTAGAAATCTGTAAAGAAAAAGGAATTGACGTATTGTTAGCCGTTGGTGGAGGCAGTGTTATCGACTGTACAAAAGCAATTGCAGCAGGAGCGAAATACGATGGCGATGTTTGGGATCTTATTACGCTAAAAGCTCAACCTCAGGAAGCTCTTCCATTTGGAACTGTTCTAACTTTAGCTGCAACAGGATCTGAAATGAACTCAGGATCGGTTATTACAAATTGGGAGACCCAGGAAAAGTATGGATGGGGCAGCCCTCTCGTATTTCCTAAGTTCTCAATATTAGATCCGAAGAACACATTCTCAGTACCGAAAGATCAAACGATTTATGGAATTGTAGACATGATGTCTCACGTTTTTGAACAATACTTCCATAACGCTAAAAATACACCATTGCAAGATCGTTTTGCTGAATCGATTCTTTTAACCGTGATGGAAGCTGCACCTAAGCTTTTGGAAGATCTTGAAAACTATGAGTTGCGTGAGACCATTTTATACAGTGGAACTATGGCGTTAAATGGTACACTTCAAATGGGTCTGCGCGGTGATTGGGGCAGTCATAATATTGAACATGCTGTTTCAGCTGTTTACGATATACCGCATGCAGGCGGATTAGCAATTCTTTTCCCGAATTGGATGAGACACAACGTGGATACTGATGTATCACGATTCAAACAGCTTGCTGTCCGCGTTTTTGATGTTGATCCTGAGGGCAAATCGGATAAAGAAGTTGCTCTTGAAGGAATTGACCGCTTATCGGCTTTCTGGACTTCATTAGGGGCACCAAATGCATTGAAAGATTATGATATAGATGACTCCAAGCTTGACCTCATTGCAGATAAAGCAATGGCTAGAGGAGAGTTCGGTAATTTCAACAGCCAGAATAAAGAAGATGTATTAAACATCTTAAGAATGTCATTATAA